TAGATACCTTACCTCCTCATCTTTAGCTAGTATCAGGTCGATGCCTTGACTGGCGTATCTTGTTTGGCCGACTGCTCTACTGGGATACAGGCCGCCTCCGCATGTTTCAGGATCCAGCTTCTGCTTGGGGAATTTCATTGACGCCTTTGGTCCAAAGATTTTTTGTATGAGTCCTCGTGCAGTTTCGTACCTAAAATAACATTTAAGTATCACACGTTACCATATTAATGTTAGGCTCAATAGGAGTGAGCCTGTCGCATAAAACACCTTTCAATTCTGTAGTCACTATCTGGAATATGGTACAAAAACAGCATCGACAACACTAACCAAACTACACAACGAGAAACATATATAACCAAGAACAAAGAATTATGAGTCTCATTATTAGAAAAAAAGACGATGCTTTTACATCAGAAAATTTTATTGTACTTGCTACACTCAGAAAACTGTATCCAAGATGTAATTGATTTAAATTGTCTACATACCCTTTTTTCAATGACtcaaaacatttctgtatagACTTGATAGTGCCGACTGTTGACTCGTAGGCATCCAGGAAAGGTCCAACTAGCTTTCCGATTTTCTCTAGAGGCTCCTGTAGTACCCCTAAAGCTTCATTCACCACGCGGACTACTTCGTTTCTGGATGATTTCTAAACAAATCATTGACagcaaaaattagttatttgaaGCTTGCTTAACATTTGAATGAAATTTTCACCTTAAATTACACCAAACAACATGTTACTTAAGTAACTGGATCAGATTTTGCTGGATGTTTAACCTTAGTTGAGTTAACCTCATATTAACATTAATACCAAACGTACAGATTGTGTTTTTCCcctttttgtatttgttttgctTGCATCAGATTATAGAAGTGctattgatagatttttttcttattttgatgCAAGTCTAACATACCATGTTGCCAAAAGCGTCTTCCAACACTCCGTCCGTATGTTCTCCAAACCCTTCTATCCATTCCGGAGCCTCTTTTTGAAACAGATTCCACACTCGCATGAAGTCGTCAAACAACTCCTGTATTTCGTCACCGACCTTTAACAGGAAAGGCTGCATTCCTGTTGTGAAAtgataaaaacaatgaaaacgtACAAAATTTAGTTGAAtacaaaaaatgacatgataACGATGCAGCAAATGGGATTTATGTTAGACAGACGAAGACCAAACAATTAACCCCTTGCATCATCTACATAATTAAtggaatttttttctattctgtaTCTGTTAGACGCAAGTAGTTTTACTATAAATCAAAACGTGTGTCTGCCCATGCAGATAAATGCAATTCCCTCCTCAAACAACTAATCCCGATGGGTGAGGTCTTATGGGAGACGgcgtttgttttgttcaaagaGTTTAACAAACCTTCCGTAAACGAGAAGACGTCATTGGTAAGATCCTTGACGTCAATCAGAGCCATTACCGCCTTGTAGATACTGGAATAACAAAAGACGGAACGTCAAAccatgtttaatttttgtttgaacctttgtttactTATGAAAGCCCAAACCGGCATGCATGCcgtttttcattgaggtcatgatgtaagtggcaagggtaatacgactgtaaaaaatatacatCATGCCTTATTAATGGGGGCGATATCAATAAACTCACACCTTACTCTTTTATCAATTAGTACATTGATTGATGTTTTATTAACCACACCTTAATAGTGTATCTTCTTTTTATCACTGTGTGTGCGAAAACGTGTGTACTATGTATGCATACTCGTATgtgctcgtgtgtgtgtgtgtgtgtgtgtgtgtgtgtgtgtgtgtgtgtgtatgcgtatgTCTGAGAATATGtctgatttttgtgtgtatgtatgtgtgtgtgtgtcttagGAGCAAGCGGTAGCAAGTGCAAGAGAGCATATGCTTGAGCAATTTGTGTTTTAAAGTGTCTCATCTTTTTAATATATTTATATGTGACAGGTATCATACTTATTTACACACTAAAGCCAAAATGATTAGGTTGTTGTGTTGCCATGTTTGATTCTAGTTAAACATCATACTCCGATAATAATGGATGAGACATACTTGTACACTGCCTTTACAATGTTAGCAATAGCCGTCTGTGGAGACTTGATGAGTTTAGGAACCTCCTGAAATATTGTCTCCAAGCCCTGCCAGATCTGCTCGACTGCCCAAGGGATGACCACGATGGCAGAGTCTTGAATGCCCTGCAAAAGACGCATTGATAACTACTCCTCCTTTCTTCTACAAAGTTTGCACTAAGAACATTTGAAAGACTGTTTTctataaaataaagtaaaactgCACATGAAATTTCAAACGAGGTGACTTTAACTATGAATAAAATTGACACAATATTATAACACCAGACATGTATTCCCTGCTTCTATTACAATATTTAAGATAGTTTGCGATCAGAATATTAGTTGTGTACTCATTTTTTTGTTTAGTCAACATAGGCAATATAAGAGATTCATTTAAAATGAACATTTTCGCATTACGTATATACGACAATAAAAGAATATAATATTGTTAAAAATAACTTACACTGAAAAGATTCTTGGCATCATTCTTCACTTCAGTGAACACTGCGTTCACTCTAAGCATGACCTGCCTTGTCTCTTCGATAAAACTTGGCAAGTTGTCATATGCGGCGACTTTTTCCCAGGTCTCACTCGCCTGTCTGTTAAAAAGAATATACATTTTATCTTGTAGTAAATGGCTTGACCGTTTATAAGACATGAACGTAATTCATGACTCAATGAGAAATGCATACGTACCTTGCCATGCCTTGTATTATGTCAGGAAGGTTTTGTACTGAATCAATGATGCTTTGGAAAAGTTCCTGCGGCGTAGTTTCGGACAGAGTATCAAAAAGACGCTGAAATGTTTTCACTGTGTCTATGATGTCACTTATCACCCCTGGCACGTCTTTAAACCATATGTTGATCAGCTCCAGCAGTTCATCAAACGAGAAATCCTGTAAAGTAACCAACAGATCTTCATTCAGCCATGCCTTCTTGCAAAActagtattatcatatagccggGCGCGGCGGACTAATTAGAaggtcataacgcctggtcctttccTATAACCACAGAATAAAACGAcagagtgagcgaagcgaaggcgttatgacaccatatacacctcggggcagGTTATCAACCCTAAACTATACACTCGTTTATACTTTTATGCTTTACAAGATGATAATATCACTTCAATAGGATACTAGTGAGTTTATTGCCAATCAAAACCAATGTATcgtattatttttttaaatcatgccATAATTAGCACGCAGTGTATTCACGATTTCATCAAATATAAATTCAACTGACATTGAAACTGGTTGGACAGACTATGTTGGAAAAATACAACTCGACAAGGCGGGTCTCTACAGTATACTCGATTTTAATAATGTGTACCGGTCATTTCATTAGTTTTGACTTTCGGGCAGTTTGGCTTATGTCTCTTTTGAGTCGCAATGCCAGTGAACCCTTGCCTTGGCAAGGGGTATGTTCGGTTTAGCAAAGCTAAGGCAGCGTCCAAAAAACAAAGTACACATGCAGATTTACAAAGTAGCTTCTAAATAGTTTTTGTTGTAAAGATACCCTGCACTTGCCTGTAGGATGTTGATCTCGTACTTGATGCCACCTCTGAAGCAGATTCCAGCATCAATGAAGTCAAAATCTTCCCNNNNNNNNNNNNNNNNNNNNNNNNNNNNNNNNNNNNNNNNNNNNNNNNNNNNNNNNNNNNNNNNNNNNNNNNNNNNNNNNNNNNNNNNNNNNNNNNNNNNAGTCAGtaagataaaaaaatatcaacgGCCGTTTGCTGCCTTTTCTACACACACTCATTAGGAAAGGCTGATTACCAGAACATCATCATGCATGCATCTCCATTAGGACATGCGTAGGTACCTGTAATTGTCACAGTTTTATGGTATACATTGCTTTTTTAACATTACTTGCGATTAAATGGCGGTTAATAGGCCTAGGGAGGCAACATAATGTTTTAACAGTAATATGTGTTTCTAAGTATAAGACATTGGGTAGGACTCTAAACAAAGTGAGGCAGTCAGGAAACTATAGGTTTGTCAATCTCAACATATGCTCAACATATGGTTCGAAATTATCACAATAAAGAGGTTGCGAATCTTaccaaaaaaatgatttgtctTCCTTTTAAAATTAAGACCGCTGCGGTGCCATCACGAAACAATAGTAATATTCCATAAATCACTTATTCAATCATTCCATAAATGCATAACgtttatatcattatatcaagATCACAGTCACGACGCATCTCAAAAACTTACCTATGTTAAAGTCAAAAATGTTTCTAACAACGAGGCCAAATTCTGCTCCGATATCATTTGTTCCAATCTTCTTCTGCCAGTCTATTCCTGGCAAATTCAGGCACAACTCGATTGgctgaaaaacaacaatgcaTATAACCAAAGTATGTATAACCGTAACCTCTCTTTAAAGAAAAAGACACATTGAAAGATGTCTCGAATTGCATTGCTCAACTAAGTTACTTGTATATATCACAGGATTGATAACAAACTTGTCCCAAAACCGCCCTGAATGGAAAAGGCTTGCTTCCCAATGTGTCACTAGAGAAGCGAGTCGATTTAGGTATTAGTAACCTTATGAGAATACCAAGAGAGTGCTGTAATATTGTGGGATATGGAaatgttgatatatatatatatacatatatgtatagatgtatacatttcttaatcaatcaatcattcaatcaatcaatcaatccatatTTCACTTTCATATATTTAttatcctctaccaggctccacggatcGGTGATCTGaatgtagaaattggacaaatagaggggggttagccggccagaagagtacttTTACTctccaccgatccgcggagcctggtagaggctatatatTAATGACAGAGAATggattatttttattattattgttattattatatttttttacaatggGTTTTTCTCTTGAATTTATCCTCTTGTTCAGTAGTTGtaaattacaattacaattaaaTGTGAACATGCTCTTCAACTTTTACCTTAGGTTAAAGCAAGATAAAACAATTAGCCAACCTAAGTAGTATGCATCAAAACTTTGCTTACGTCAAATATTCCTTTAACACCTCTGCGCTGCCGGAGATGAGAATTTCTTTCCAGGTCATCAAGATAGTGGTCAATGCTGATGGACCTAAAACGTACAATATCATTATCTAGTGCCTGAGTGTAAAAATCTAATCTCTGTGTTTCATCGGTACACTTTGGGATTTTTTGTAAGAATTAGAGTTTAAAAACTAAATGggataacaaaacataatttaCCCATTTGCCATGCTCTGTTTTATCTTCAGCAGGTTGAGCGCTTTGGGATGCCTTTGGTACTGAAGAGCAGCGTGGTAGCGGACATGCTCCTCCTCATCAAACAGGGCGCTGTCCAGGAGAAGACTCGCGGCCTGGAAGACAGGAATTTTTAAGCTTTAACATAATCGGCAACAATTCAAAATTTAATATTGATAAAATGATATcaggaatattttgaaaatgtattgcAGGGTAGCCCTTGCAAATGTGCAAATAAAAACTACAATTCCAcaaacacatcccttcgccaaataatcatgcctttattcaagactttaagatcttattcatgtattactaaagagtacctaccccaatagcaaacgacTGCTTGAACATGTGTTCCCCAAAAACCCAACCAAACAAAAAGCTTCTTTTAATTATCTCAGTTACGTTATATGGCAAGTTTGAatgtcctatcatggaatgcagtggatatGTAAACTTTCCTCATAAATTACGTAAAtttgctgttaatttgcatactagtaataAGGATCCCACTTTGTAAGTGTTCACTTAggttatctacataccaaaaatcatgatgatccgtcaacatgctcttcttttctcattaattatataaatgaggtcgtcattggCACAATTAATATGTATTGGACATTCTCTTTCTCAGCCAtgtatgtgacaagtttgaaagtcctatcatggaattcagtggatttatgaacttttctcattaattatgcaatttagcttttgatttgcataatgagcATTACATTGTAGGCAATCacaggctatctaccactaaaaaatcacgaccatagcatgtccagaacaggagatgtCAAAATTAAACGTTTTGCTGCAGAACCTCatgcagccactagggtgcccttTATTGAACCttaccttcgttttcctgacccccacccacctaccaaatattatcagaatccattcaaggcttcttgagttgtTCACAAGAAAGCGGACGCACATATTTGGCTCACTACCGTCCTGACGGAAAAAGGCTACGCCATTTTCGAAAACGACCTTCCTGTCctcaaccgctactcaaataccaaatatcattaaaatccatacagagcttctcgagttatatgctgttgacctacatatagggacacaacatgaggccttaaccgactatgtaaccttcttggcgaaggtaaagaTTGCATCTTTGGTCTAAATCAGCGATAATGCCTCTATAATAAATTCTAGAGCTAGTGACTTGACAAATCATTAGCACTGGTATTGCGTTGCCAACAAAAAAGACATGAGACAGTGTCTGTGCTTTTTATATTGCTGACGTACCGGATATTTTTCAACACCACACATATACTACAATTGAAGAAAACTACGCATGGAGAAGTGTGAAGGGGGACGCACTCGAACTAGCAGCGCTCAATCGTAGGTTGCCATAGAGTAATCCAGTTTTAATGAATGAACCTTTAACACACTTATTTGaagaacaaactttaaaaagaaTAACATCTATACTGTGCATAAACTCTTTAGCAGTTGATGattaaagtaaacaaaaccaaTCATTTAATTCAATCATATATTTTGAGTAAAATTGTGACGTCAGGAGAGCTGTGCCTTTTACAATCTAGCTTATTACAGGAAATGGGCTagatgcactgaatgcggccgCCCGACTAACAGAACCATTACGGCAAACGATAATGCCAACATCACtaaaactcgtgtacttattgGGACAGTTTCTTGACAGCTCTTCAAAAGTTTCATGTTCATAGACGTTACGAATCATATGTTATAAAGTGAAATGAATACTTTTGGCGTTCGATAGCCTACCATCTTCATGGCCAAACTGCGGGAAACAGCGGCAGCGATATTAAAGTTGTTTTTCAAGGGTTAGTCTTCTAGtcaacaaacattttaagaccctgttttgtaaagccttattttttttgtatggtAATTGTGCTATTCGCACAGGTCGATTAAATTTAGTGACCATAATAATCCGGTGCTACCATCATTGTTAAGAAATCATATAGTTTGATACGACAGGAAATTGACATAAAAGTATATCAAGAATAAAATTTACATCTATATGAATGGGCTTGGTTGATTTACCTTTATGATGACTTACCTTtataatcagcatagtcagtggcgaCAAAATTAGATCGGTTAAAAATCTGTGCCATGTTAGTGCGCGTGCCAGCTTAGTGTGCCCTCGTTATACACTTTTTAGCAATATTGACAACATATGTCTTGTTTGGTCTTGAGCTTAGACGGATAATGtacaacatcatctttatttcgcacaaaaacacaaatagGACACgttaaaaacacaaatgcaagatgaaggttagatagaCACCCCATAATTAGATCAACAGTGATCCGTTCTTGGTAAACTAAATCAACTAAATGCTGCCTCACCTCATGGTGGTCATACTTCCTAATCGCGGACAGCGCGCTTCTCCGCAGCAGTGGTGGACTGTCCGTGTTGTTGATGTAAGACAGGAGGTGGTCAAACGAGCTGTCAAACTCAGCATTGCCGAGGGACTCCAGGAGAGTGGCTTTGTGATggtaatgtttgtttatttcgtcATCGGTCAAGGTGGATCGCAGATGTCGGTGATGCCACGGGTCTATGATAATGTTGAGGAAATATATCACCAGAGCTATGATATTCTACTAAACGATGAACTACATTTTAGCTTGGTATTACTTCTCTCTTGTAAAACTTTTATGTTTAAGATAAAATTGAACCTTAAGAAAAAACACTTACCATGTATTCCTACGCTGTCCTCCAGTTTTCCCACAAGGCTTTTTGCTCTCTCCTTGTCCGTTTCCTTCAGACGGTCGGCGACAACTCCGAGGATGAGAACAGCGGTGCTGTGGACTATCCACTCATCCTTAGGATCTGAGTCAGAAAACGGAATCATTTTTACTGGGTATTAGACAAATAAACCGCCAGTTTAGGTGACTGTATTTAGTATGGTCCCCGAAAAGAGAATTCATATAAAGCTAAATTCGATCCTGTAGAAAAATAGATCTTTAGTTAATGCCCTTGTAATGGGGCTTTAGtgactttgttttcaaaatgatcTGTTTTAAATCAAACATTAGCCATgcattttaatacatgtatgtttgaactgttttttaaagatttatttcgATTAACAATATCATCAACAATTATGCTCTACGTCCTaccttcaaattcaatttttgtcGCAAAGCACAGTTCCTCCAGTGCCATTACGAATTCCTGAAAATCATAGTAAGATAGGTTGAGGACAAATTGGCCTTGAACTCAACCACGTCGGCAATTGCACGGCAGACAAACATGATATAAAATAATGAAACATATGGAAAATATCGAGTACAAAAAGGATTCACCAGAACTATCGAGGGAAACAAATGCTGCGTAGACAGTGTAGATAACAAAGTTAGAACTATTTTGATACTGATACATATTCGGTCCATAAGCTAACATACATGATACCatacatacattaaaaaaatcataaatacgTATATTTACCTTGACAGGTGGGGTTTTCATTGTCACAAAACTGATCAGCATCCGCTGTATGAGTTGAGCTGAGGCCCCCCTGACCTGTAGAACAGTTTTAGTAAGGAGCCGCTGGGCTGCTGCACTACCGAGACTACCGAGGGCGTCCACCATGATGTTGCAGTTTTCCTCTTCAACGGAGTCTGAGTAGTTGACCTTGACATGTTGATGTACTAGGATGCCAAGGTCATCTTCAGACAAACGGTCCATCAGAGCGAAAAGTTGAAAGAAGCATTGCTGTCTTTGCATTGATTctgaaaaagatgaaatgtttttaataatttaaaCCTTACTCCGTGCTTTGTAATCATTTCCATATACCTACTGCGTACTATAGAACCCATTGTTCAATTAGCTTAATTGAAGTATGATACGGTAAAAAAGAGGTGTTACGGAAACTGGGATCGGCCTTAACATATATTAGCTGTTGCGTGGCATTAAAACTTTAGCATACATCTAATCTCTTGCTCTTATTCTAAGTTGCCACTAACTTAAGCTTTCAAATAACATACCTTCCTTTCTGTTGTGGTTTCTGACACATGTCAAATTTCCAAGGATGGCGTCCTTTATTTGTGTAAGGTTCAGCGCAGGCAGCTTCGgctaaagtaagaaaaaaatatattaaacAAATTATGAAGCCTTGTTTTCTAAACATTAACAAACATAATTTCAGAGAATTTTatgagaaaaatgtcatttttacatGAGTGATGATGATAGATCCGTTAGTGAGGTTGGAGGGTGGAGTCACAGCGTCAGCAAACGGTTTCATCCCAACCAGGGTCATCTGACTGGAGGAGTTCGCATGCATGACGGGAAgttctgtaacagttacagaatgtcaaatctatttctaagaaaatgatgataatttttAGTCCTTTGTTTATTATGGTATACAATATGACTTGTAAATATTAATGTGTCAAACTTTTCAAACACTAATTATAATGTGCACATATAACACAGaaagatacaacaaaaatagaaatactAGGTAAACTTATCCGTATATGCGAAGTATTTggacacacatatgtacatataaaacTATAGGGTTGGATATGAACAGATATGTTAACTGTTATGTAAGAGTAATATCAATCGTAAATACATCATAATCGAAATCAAGGGAATTATTAGCCAATTGCAATTATATTCATTGTATATAAACTACTGACGAAATTACTGAAGGGTGTCAAAGTATGTGGATGActggtaaaaaaataaacagtaaaaaaataaacagtaCACAATGGAATAGTGGGAATCTTTTAATGGTTATTTgaagtttttttgtaaaatatgagGTCAAGAAATTATTGGATTAAGACTAAGAGAGTAGGTATTTCCACTGTGTCGCTTTTGCATTTTCAACTTACCGAACTGGTCTCCTTGTAGCTGTCGATGTTTGTCTGGATCTCCTGGTAAACCGGCTCTGGGGTCGAACCTACCAACAAGATTGTAAAAAACAAACCCTTATAGAATCATATTAAAAGCAATTTGTCTACTCACTTCACTCACTTACATGTAGGAAAATATATGCATGTGCTACAGATATATTTGCCATATGTAAATAAAAGTAATACTACACAAATTACCCCTTCGGGGTTTCCCTTGGAGCAGTGAAGGCTTCGTCGACGAGAACAGTTCGTGCAACACCGAGCTCCGAGCTGTAGGTTATTTTCTGCAAAGAAATTAAACGAATTACAACTTGCTTGATCAATGGTAGGTTTTTAATTCAAATTCATAAACTCGCCAATATCATCAGCTAACTGAAGGACTAAATTTCCGATTAAAGATTATATATCCGAACAACATAACggcttatcttttttttatagagtcaattccacgtgcggatgtttgttgcctttGTTTATAATTGATTTTAAagctttgtaattatatgtccaggacatttgata
The window above is part of the Branchiostoma floridae strain S238N-H82 chromosome 14, Bfl_VNyyK, whole genome shotgun sequence genome. Proteins encoded here:
- the LOC118430255 gene encoding uncharacterized protein LOC118430255, encoding MPTQIHFHVVVLAIVFGLASANLVRLAPRTEYVYDYAAQSRLGDVALLVTSAKVHIRVLNITSDGQLCQLHIERFSQHANGKNDHSRHWDMSRWFSFLFSHHGEVTEVFHPTDEDLEVLNIKKALVGTLSARLHASDKVLKEGRIWLYQLNETGHEGDHTSTYKVNPTQEGLVFHRTKHGHVVENAKAKHEKKITYSSELGVARTVLVDEAFTAPRETPKGFDPRAGLPGDPDKHRQLQGDQFELPVMHANSSSQMTLVGMKPFADAVTPPSNLTNGSIIITHPKLPALNLTQIKDAILGNLTCVRNHNRKEESMQRQQCFFQLFALMDRLSEDDLGILVHQHVKVNYSDSVEEENCNIMVDALGSLGSAAAQRLLTKTVLQVRGASAQLIQRMLISFVTMKTPPVKEFVMALEELCFATKIEFEDPKDEWIVHSTAVLILGVVADRLKETDKERAKSLVGKLEDSVGIHDPWHHRHLRSTLTDDEINKHYHHKATLLESLGNAEFDSSFDHLLSYINNTDSPPLLRRSALSAIRKYDHHEAASLLLDSALFDEEEHVRYHAALQYQRHPKALNLLKIKQSMANGSISIDHYLDDLERNSHLRQRRGVKGIFDPIELCLNLPGIDWQKKIGTNDIGAEFGLVVRNIFDFNIGLLTAI